A region from the Agrococcus sp. SL85 genome encodes:
- a CDS encoding PhoH family protein: MPALVTPPAVQSTSGSDTRQRTYVLDTSVLLSDPGAIHRFAEHSVVIPVIVIAELEKKRHDPEIGYFARKALRNLDELRVAHERLDFPVPTEGGGSLRVELNHSNQQVLPSGLQLGDNDSRILAVAANLKNDDLDVCVVSKDMPMRVKAASIGIAAEEYLAEQAVDSGWMGTAEIALSGEQMAELYEHERLETKAVADLPLNTGLVISSERGSALGRVTRTGEISLVRGDRDVFGVHGRSAEQRLAIDLLLDDQVGIVSLGGSAGTGKSALALAAGLEAVLERRLHKKIIVFRPLYAVGGQELGYLPGDKDEKMNPWGQAIYDTLGALVSDNVLDEVADRGMLEVLPLTHIRGRSLHDAFVIVDEAQSLERNVLLTVLSRIGQNSRVVLTHDVAQRDNLRVGRHDGVASVIETLKGHDLFGHVTLTRSERSRIAALVTSMLEG; encoded by the coding sequence GTGCCTGCACTCGTCACCCCGCCCGCAGTCCAGTCGACCTCCGGCTCGGACACGCGGCAGCGCACCTACGTCCTCGACACGAGCGTGCTGCTGTCCGACCCGGGGGCGATCCACCGCTTCGCCGAGCACTCGGTCGTGATCCCCGTGATCGTGATCGCCGAGCTCGAGAAGAAGCGGCACGATCCCGAGATCGGCTACTTCGCGCGCAAGGCGCTCCGCAACCTCGACGAGCTCCGCGTCGCCCACGAGCGCCTCGACTTCCCCGTGCCCACCGAGGGCGGCGGCAGCCTCCGCGTCGAGCTCAACCACTCGAACCAGCAGGTGCTCCCGAGCGGCCTGCAGCTGGGCGACAACGACTCGCGCATCCTCGCGGTCGCCGCCAACCTCAAGAACGACGACCTCGACGTGTGCGTCGTGTCGAAGGACATGCCGATGCGCGTCAAGGCCGCGTCGATCGGCATCGCCGCCGAGGAGTACCTGGCCGAGCAGGCGGTCGACTCCGGCTGGATGGGCACCGCCGAGATCGCGCTCTCGGGCGAGCAGATGGCCGAGCTCTACGAGCACGAGCGGCTCGAGACGAAGGCCGTCGCCGACCTCCCCCTCAACACGGGCCTCGTCATCTCCTCCGAGCGCGGCTCCGCCCTCGGCCGCGTCACCCGCACGGGCGAGATCTCGCTCGTGCGCGGCGACCGCGACGTCTTCGGCGTGCACGGCCGCTCGGCCGAGCAGCGCCTCGCGATCGACCTGCTGCTCGACGACCAGGTGGGCATCGTCTCGCTCGGCGGCTCGGCGGGCACGGGCAAGTCGGCGCTCGCGCTCGCCGCGGGCCTCGAAGCGGTGCTCGAGCGGCGCCTCCACAAGAAGATCATCGTCTTCCGCCCGCTCTACGCGGTCGGCGGCCAGGAGCTCGGCTACCTGCCCGGCGACAAGGACGAGAAGATGAACCCCTGGGGGCAGGCGATCTACGACACGCTCGGGGCGCTCGTGAGCGACAACGTGCTCGATGAGGTCGCCGACCGCGGGATGCTCGAGGTGCTGCCGCTCACGCACATCCGCGGCCGCTCGCTGCACGACGCGTTCGTGATCGTCGACGAGGCGCAGTCGCTCGAGCGGAACGTGCTGCTCACGGTGCTCTCGCGCATCGGCCAGAACTCGCGCGTCGTGCTCACCCACGACGTGGCGCAGCGCGACAACCTGCGGGTCGGCCGCCACGACGGCGTCGCGAGCGTCATCGAGACCCTCAAGGGCCACGACCTGTTCGGCCACGTCACCCTCACCCGCTCGGAGCGCAGTCGCATCGCCGCGCTCGTCACGAGCATGCTCGAGGGCTGA
- the uppS gene encoding polyprenyl diphosphate synthase: MVRLRSAPGSRLVYRYYERRLRRDLQGRPVPCHIAMIIDGNRRWAREQKLASVGHGHRVGAERLREFVDWCQEVGVGVVTLYLLSRDNLTGRASEELGELCEIIADLADDLSRRPGHRIRHVGDLKGLPEPLVQALQGAIARTEGVEGITVNLAVGYGGRHELVEAVRRILEGADGASTAELAERLTPELIAEHLSTAGQPDPDLVIRTSGEQRLSDFMLWQSAHSEFYFMEALGPDLREVDFLRAVRAYGLRERRYGR, encoded by the coding sequence CTGGTGCGACTGCGCAGCGCCCCGGGCTCGAGGCTCGTCTACCGCTACTACGAGCGGCGGCTCCGCCGCGACCTCCAGGGGCGGCCGGTGCCGTGCCACATCGCCATGATCATCGACGGCAACCGCCGCTGGGCGCGCGAGCAGAAGCTCGCGAGCGTCGGCCACGGCCACCGCGTCGGCGCCGAGCGGCTGCGCGAGTTCGTCGACTGGTGCCAGGAGGTCGGGGTCGGCGTCGTCACCCTCTACCTCCTCTCGCGCGACAACCTCACGGGCAGGGCCTCCGAGGAGCTCGGCGAGCTGTGCGAGATCATCGCCGACCTCGCCGACGACCTCTCGCGGCGGCCCGGCCACCGCATCCGTCACGTGGGCGACCTCAAGGGGCTGCCCGAGCCGCTCGTGCAGGCGCTGCAGGGCGCGATCGCCCGCACCGAGGGCGTCGAGGGCATCACCGTGAACCTCGCCGTCGGCTACGGCGGGCGGCACGAGCTCGTCGAGGCGGTGCGCCGCATCCTCGAGGGCGCGGACGGCGCGAGCACCGCGGAGCTCGCCGAGCGGCTCACCCCCGAGCTCATCGCCGAGCACCTCTCGACCGCCGGCCAGCCCGACCCCGACCTCGTGATCCGCACCTCGGGCGAGCAGCGGCTCTCCGACTTCATGCTCTGGCAGAGCGCGCACAGCGAGTTCTACTTCATGGAGGCGCTGGGCCCCGACCTCCGCGAGGTCGACTTCCTGCGTGCCGTGCGCGCGTACGGCCTGCGCGAGCGCCGCTACGGCCGCTGA
- the trhA gene encoding PAQR family membrane homeostasis protein TrhA has protein sequence MAVQSDPELRPASLGDAAATAAREARTEAPEARAHLPLIEAAGDAIVEAAVERKPSWRGWIHAGTAPLALAAGIVLISLADGAVAKIASAVFMTSSLLLFGVSAVYHRFHWSERVRLVLKRLDHANIFLLIAGTYTPIALLTLEPPKATLLLSCVWGGAMLGIAFRVFWITAPRWLYVPLYLALGWAAVAFLGDIWAANAATTILVAVGGLAYTAGAIVYGLKRPNPFPGHFGFHEIFHVCTVVAFLCHWTAVLLVAIDPPLA, from the coding sequence ATGGCTGTCCAGTCCGACCCCGAGCTCCGCCCCGCGAGCCTCGGCGACGCCGCCGCCACGGCCGCGCGCGAGGCCCGCACCGAGGCACCCGAGGCGCGCGCGCACCTGCCGCTCATCGAGGCGGCCGGCGATGCGATCGTCGAGGCCGCCGTCGAGCGGAAGCCCTCCTGGCGCGGCTGGATCCACGCGGGCACCGCACCCCTCGCGCTCGCCGCGGGCATCGTGCTCATCTCGCTCGCCGACGGCGCGGTCGCCAAGATCGCCTCGGCGGTCTTCATGACCTCCAGCCTGCTGCTCTTCGGCGTCTCCGCGGTGTACCACCGCTTCCACTGGTCCGAGCGCGTGCGCCTCGTGCTGAAGCGGCTCGACCACGCGAACATCTTCCTGCTCATCGCGGGCACCTACACCCCCATCGCGCTCCTCACGCTCGAGCCGCCGAAGGCGACGCTCCTGCTCTCGTGCGTGTGGGGCGGCGCGATGCTCGGCATCGCCTTCCGCGTCTTCTGGATCACGGCGCCGCGGTGGCTGTACGTGCCGCTCTACCTCGCGCTCGGCTGGGCCGCCGTGGCGTTCCTCGGCGACATCTGGGCGGCGAACGCGGCCACGACGATCCTCGTCGCCGTCGGCGGCCTCGCCTACACGGCGGGCGCGATCGTCTACGGCCTGAAGCGGCCGAACCCCTTCCCCGGGCACTTCGGCTTCCACGAGATCTTCCACGTGTGCACCGTCGTGGCGTTCCTGTGCCACTGGACCGCGGTGCTGCTCGTCGCGATCGATCCGCCGCTCGCCTGA
- a CDS encoding trypsin-like serine peptidase → MPQPTRGDTDGGPDIEAVQPDAPVTDVDATAADTGELYAGFPPITDDGYSPDAAVDVVLPPTAGTPIVEPGAALPATDAGDELRPGTEHVGSGDLLLTTTGRLEMQSGSDAYTCSGTVINSATGLIVLTAAHCIFDDDTREYFDRIRFSPAYERGESPLGVWEATDWWVPEQYLEANDRWLDGADDDGWMGFDFGFVRVAPQDGRTLEDVAGGQGVSFTAETNGVVIAGYPGNDDFDAEVLRHCADDEVDYGAGGDANYGAECEMGDGASGSGWVSNLDPATGAGHVVAVYSNGGDSGAYGPPLGVTAWNGLQSLDR, encoded by the coding sequence GTGCCGCAGCCGACGCGCGGCGACACCGACGGCGGGCCGGACATCGAGGCCGTGCAGCCCGACGCGCCGGTCACCGACGTCGACGCGACCGCCGCCGACACGGGCGAGCTCTACGCGGGCTTCCCGCCCATCACCGACGACGGCTACTCCCCCGACGCCGCCGTCGACGTCGTGCTGCCGCCCACGGCGGGCACGCCCATCGTCGAGCCCGGCGCGGCGCTCCCCGCGACGGACGCGGGCGACGAGCTGCGCCCGGGCACCGAGCACGTCGGCTCCGGCGACCTGCTGCTCACGACGACCGGACGCCTCGAGATGCAGAGCGGCTCCGACGCCTACACGTGCTCCGGCACCGTGATCAACAGCGCGACCGGCCTCATCGTGCTCACCGCGGCCCACTGCATCTTCGACGACGACACCCGGGAGTACTTCGACCGCATCCGCTTCAGCCCCGCCTACGAGCGCGGCGAGTCGCCGCTCGGGGTCTGGGAGGCGACCGACTGGTGGGTGCCGGAGCAGTACCTCGAGGCCAACGACCGCTGGCTCGACGGCGCCGACGACGACGGCTGGATGGGCTTCGACTTCGGCTTCGTGCGGGTGGCGCCGCAGGACGGCCGCACGCTCGAGGACGTCGCGGGCGGGCAGGGCGTGAGCTTCACCGCCGAGACCAACGGCGTCGTCATCGCCGGCTACCCCGGCAACGACGACTTCGACGCGGAGGTGCTGCGGCACTGCGCCGATGACGAGGTCGACTACGGCGCGGGCGGCGACGCGAACTACGGCGCCGAGTGCGAGATGGGCGACGGCGCCTCGGGCTCCGGCTGGGTCTCGAACCTCGACCCCGCCACGGGGGCCGGCCATGTCGTGGCCGTCTACTCGAACGGCGGCGACTCCGGCGCCTACGGCCCGCCCCTCGGCGTCACCGCCTGGAACGGCCTGCAGTCGCTCGACCGCTAG
- the secA gene encoding preprotein translocase subunit SecA, producing the protein MANIFETMLRAGEGRLRRRLERIANDVAALEDAFEDLTDEELAAETDEFRARHAAGEPLDALLPEAFAAVREAAKRTLGMRPYDVQVMGAAALHLGNIAEMKTGEGKTLVAPIAAYLNAIPGDGVHIVTVNDYLASYQSELMGRVFRALGMTTGCIVAGQSPEVRREQYAADITYGTNNEFGFDYLRDNMAHSKESMVQRGHGFAIVDEVDSILIDEARTPLIISGPAAGEANRWFAEFARIAKRLRAGTDYEVDEKKRTVGVLEPGIERVEDLLGIDSLYESANTPLISFLNTALKAKALFKRDSDYVVMNGEVLIVDEHTGRIMQGRRFNEGIHQAIEAKEGVQIKAENQTVATVTLQNYFRLYGKLAGMTGTAETEAAEFMSTYKLGVVPIPTNKPVQRQDKADLVYATVEGKFKQVVDDIAERHEAGQPVLVGTTSVEKSEYLSAQLAKRGVRHEVLNAKNHAREAAIVAQAGRLGAVTVATNMAGRGTDIMLGGNAEHLAVTRMQELGLNPTETPDEYEERWDEVFEAVKAEVQAEAEKVVEAGGLYVLGTERHESRRIDNQLRGRSGRQGDPGESRFYLSMQDDLLRLFGGSVAQRFLQVDADEDEIPLESKLFTRTIRSAQGQIEARNAEMRKNVLKYDDVMNRQREAIYSDRRHILDGDDLAGKVQGFLEQTIRSIVAEHTAASDSDDWDLEALWTEARTIYPVGITIDEVVAEARPRLTQDFVEEQLLSDARIAYEKREEALGSSAMRLLERRVVLSVIDRKWRDHLYEMDYLREGIGLRTMAQRDPVVEYQNEGFALYQQMMTAIREESVQFLFNLDVKVQQGAPSEAPAIEGGGLDEVEDDASKLTYTAPDEDGSASVHDAKGRELSGAQAAKARGRSGNPAVAAQAEPAGAAQPAQPAGNRQQRRAAAKQAPKVGAFGQAQSQDDER; encoded by the coding sequence GTGGCCAACATCTTCGAGACCATGCTGCGCGCCGGCGAGGGCCGGCTGCGCCGCCGACTGGAGCGCATCGCCAACGACGTCGCAGCGCTCGAGGACGCCTTCGAGGACCTGACCGACGAGGAGCTCGCGGCCGAGACCGACGAGTTCCGCGCGCGCCACGCCGCGGGCGAGCCCCTCGACGCGCTGCTGCCGGAGGCCTTCGCGGCCGTCCGCGAGGCGGCGAAGCGCACGCTCGGCATGCGCCCGTACGACGTGCAGGTCATGGGCGCCGCGGCGCTCCACCTCGGCAACATCGCTGAGATGAAGACGGGCGAGGGCAAGACGCTCGTCGCGCCGATCGCCGCGTACCTCAACGCGATCCCCGGCGACGGCGTGCACATCGTCACCGTCAACGACTACCTCGCGAGCTACCAGTCGGAGCTCATGGGCCGCGTCTTCCGCGCCCTCGGCATGACGACGGGCTGCATCGTCGCGGGCCAGAGCCCCGAGGTGCGCCGCGAGCAGTACGCGGCCGACATCACCTACGGCACGAACAACGAGTTCGGCTTCGACTACCTGCGCGACAACATGGCGCACTCGAAGGAGTCGATGGTGCAGCGCGGCCACGGCTTCGCGATCGTCGACGAGGTCGACTCGATCCTCATCGACGAGGCCCGCACGCCGCTCATCATCTCCGGCCCCGCCGCGGGCGAGGCGAACCGCTGGTTCGCGGAGTTCGCGCGCATCGCGAAGCGCCTGCGCGCCGGCACCGACTACGAGGTCGACGAGAAGAAGCGCACCGTCGGCGTGCTCGAGCCCGGCATCGAGCGGGTCGAGGACCTCCTGGGCATCGACAGCCTCTACGAGAGCGCGAACACGCCCCTCATCTCGTTCCTCAACACGGCGCTCAAGGCGAAGGCGCTCTTCAAGCGCGACTCCGACTACGTCGTCATGAACGGCGAGGTGCTCATCGTCGACGAGCACACGGGCCGCATCATGCAGGGCCGCCGCTTCAACGAGGGCATCCACCAGGCGATCGAGGCGAAGGAGGGGGTGCAGATCAAGGCCGAGAACCAGACGGTCGCGACGGTCACCCTGCAGAACTACTTCCGCCTCTACGGCAAGCTCGCGGGCATGACCGGCACGGCCGAGACCGAGGCCGCCGAGTTCATGTCGACGTACAAGCTCGGCGTGGTGCCCATCCCGACGAACAAGCCCGTGCAGCGGCAGGACAAGGCCGACCTCGTCTACGCGACGGTCGAGGGCAAGTTCAAGCAGGTCGTCGACGACATCGCCGAGCGCCACGAGGCCGGCCAGCCGGTGCTCGTCGGCACGACGAGCGTCGAGAAGAGCGAGTACCTCTCGGCCCAGCTCGCGAAGCGGGGCGTGCGGCACGAGGTGCTCAACGCCAAGAACCACGCGCGCGAGGCCGCGATCGTCGCGCAGGCCGGTCGCCTCGGCGCCGTCACGGTCGCCACGAACATGGCGGGCCGCGGCACCGACATCATGCTCGGCGGCAACGCCGAGCACCTCGCGGTCACGCGCATGCAGGAGCTGGGCCTCAACCCGACCGAGACGCCCGACGAGTACGAGGAGCGCTGGGACGAGGTCTTCGAGGCCGTCAAGGCCGAGGTGCAGGCGGAGGCCGAGAAGGTCGTCGAGGCCGGCGGCCTCTACGTGCTCGGCACCGAGCGCCACGAGTCGCGCCGCATCGACAACCAGCTGCGCGGCCGGTCGGGCCGCCAGGGCGACCCGGGCGAGAGCCGCTTCTACCTCTCGATGCAGGACGACCTGCTGCGCCTGTTCGGCGGCTCCGTCGCCCAGCGCTTCCTGCAGGTCGACGCCGACGAGGACGAGATCCCGCTCGAGTCGAAGCTCTTCACGCGCACGATCCGCTCCGCGCAGGGGCAGATCGAGGCGCGCAACGCCGAGATGCGCAAGAACGTCCTGAAGTACGACGACGTCATGAACCGCCAGCGCGAGGCGATCTACTCCGACCGCCGCCACATCCTCGACGGCGACGACCTGGCTGGCAAGGTGCAGGGCTTCCTCGAGCAGACGATCCGCTCGATCGTCGCCGAGCACACCGCCGCGAGCGACAGCGACGACTGGGACCTCGAGGCGCTGTGGACCGAGGCGCGCACGATCTACCCCGTGGGCATCACGATCGACGAGGTCGTCGCCGAGGCGCGGCCGCGGCTCACGCAGGACTTCGTCGAGGAGCAGCTGCTCTCGGACGCCCGGATCGCCTACGAGAAGCGCGAGGAGGCGCTCGGATCGAGCGCCATGCGGCTCCTCGAGCGCCGCGTCGTGCTCTCGGTCATCGACCGCAAGTGGCGCGACCACCTGTACGAGATGGACTACCTGCGCGAGGGCATCGGCCTGCGCACCATGGCGCAGCGCGATCCCGTGGTCGAGTACCAGAACGAGGGCTTCGCGCTCTACCAGCAGATGATGACCGCGATCCGCGAGGAGTCGGTCCAGTTCCTCTTCAACCTCGACGTCAAGGTGCAGCAGGGCGCGCCGAGCGAGGCGCCGGCCATCGAGGGCGGCGGGCTCGACGAGGTCGAGGACGACGCCTCGAAGCTGACGTACACCGCTCCCGACGAGGACGGCTCCGCCTCGGTGCACGACGCGAAGGGCCGCGAGCTCTCGGGCGCGCAGGCCGCGAAGGCCCGCGGTCGCTCGGGCAACCCGGCGGTCGCGGCGCAGGCCGAGCCCGCGGGCGCGGCGCAGCCCGCGCAGCCGGCCGGCAACCGCCAGCAGCGCCGCGCGGCCGCCAAGCAGGCCCCGAAGGTGGGCGCGTTCGGGCAGGCGCAGTCGCAGGACGACGAGCGCTGA
- the hpf gene encoding ribosome hibernation-promoting factor, HPF/YfiA family, giving the protein MEIMFGAKGADITDRFRAYAEEKLAKVAQLLPRATALDVKLTRHAVAHSAIAGGRVEITVHGPGAVIRAESEGPDKYMAFDAAFHRVMERARRVHDKRTDHRGKRATPLREAASSGFEGVALTAADPAVVEAVATGAIPIQPAHAEEGETSWSPVVIREKRFPAKTMSVRDAVDQMELVGHPFYLFVEEQSGACAVVYRRKGWSYGVITLEEEAGEAAGAEEERRAS; this is encoded by the coding sequence ATGGAGATCATGTTCGGTGCCAAGGGCGCGGACATCACGGACCGCTTCCGCGCCTACGCGGAGGAGAAGCTCGCAAAGGTCGCGCAGCTCCTCCCTCGCGCCACCGCCCTCGACGTCAAGCTCACCCGCCATGCCGTCGCGCACAGCGCGATCGCGGGCGGCCGCGTCGAGATCACGGTGCACGGACCGGGAGCCGTCATCCGCGCCGAGTCCGAGGGGCCCGACAAGTACATGGCCTTCGACGCGGCGTTCCACCGCGTCATGGAGCGCGCGCGCCGCGTGCACGACAAGCGCACCGACCACCGCGGCAAGCGCGCGACGCCGCTGCGCGAGGCCGCGAGCTCCGGCTTCGAGGGCGTCGCGCTCACGGCCGCCGACCCGGCCGTCGTCGAGGCGGTCGCCACGGGCGCCATCCCGATCCAGCCGGCGCACGCGGAGGAGGGCGAGACGTCCTGGTCGCCGGTCGTGATCCGCGAGAAGCGCTTCCCGGCGAAGACGATGTCGGTGCGCGACGCCGTCGACCAGATGGAGCTCGTCGGACACCCGTTCTACCTCTTCGTCGAGGAGCAGAGCGGCGCGTGCGCAGTCGTGTACCGCCGCAAGGGCTGGTCCTACGGCGTGATCACCCTCGAGGAGGAGGCCGGCGAGGCCGCGGGCGCCGAGGAGGAGCGCCGGGCCTCGTAG
- a CDS encoding ComF family protein, protein MDATHVRRVLAAAVAEAAAVLWPRACAGCGASDAAVCGACRAALAGPLVRERLGGLPLVAAAHYEGAARAIVRAAKEHGGGAEAAALAAGLARALDAATGADGAVVVRVPSSREGLRRRGFDPVRLVLRRAGVAAPALRRVGREGTQKGRAAGERLAAARGSLAVPAPLARRLRGREVVVVDDVVTTGATALEAVRALRAAGARPVAIAAVARARRTGVVTLASAQGDHVA, encoded by the coding sequence ATGGATGCGACGCACGTGCGAAGGGTGCTGGCGGCGGCGGTCGCGGAGGCGGCCGCCGTGCTCTGGCCGCGCGCGTGCGCGGGCTGCGGCGCGAGCGACGCGGCGGTGTGCGGCGCGTGCCGCGCGGCCCTCGCCGGACCCCTCGTGCGCGAGCGGCTGGGCGGCCTGCCGCTCGTCGCGGCCGCGCACTACGAGGGCGCCGCGCGGGCGATCGTGCGCGCCGCGAAGGAGCACGGCGGAGGCGCGGAGGCCGCGGCGCTCGCGGCGGGACTCGCGCGCGCCCTCGACGCGGCGACGGGCGCCGACGGCGCCGTGGTCGTGCGCGTGCCCTCGAGCCGCGAGGGCCTCCGCCGTCGTGGCTTCGACCCCGTGCGGCTCGTGCTGCGCCGCGCCGGCGTCGCCGCGCCCGCCCTCCGCCGCGTGGGGCGCGAGGGCACGCAGAAGGGCCGCGCGGCGGGCGAGCGCCTCGCCGCGGCGCGCGGCTCGCTCGCGGTGCCCGCACCGCTCGCGCGGCGGCTCCGCGGCCGCGAGGTCGTCGTGGTCGACGACGTCGTGACGACGGGCGCCACGGCCCTCGAGGCGGTCCGGGCGCTGCGCGCCGCGGGCGCCAGGCCCGTCGCGATCGCCGCCGTCGCGCGCGCTCGGCGGACCGGCGTTGTCACCCTGGCGTCCGCCCAGGGCGACCATGTAGCGTGA
- a CDS encoding LpqB family beta-propeller domain-containing protein, producing MPRSTGRRPPSRCRSRRCSSRATAACSRSRSSCSSRSAASACGRCGSRSWASTASSSRATTRPRSTRATSTSGRSCSRARACARSERARRRSTTSVPCSRASGPRASRWGSPAASPTRARPPRGSCPAPSRSSSPPTPPSCPRSTTPAGCSCRSRRRRSASWRGATASARPSRCRPARAGSRPWRLSRDGARLALVELDGAESVVWVAAVERDAAGRPIALGEPFAMPRIDGTASDVTWTSATQIAVLAQSADAPQVVQLTVGGDSQQLPQPGAAVRAIVGGSEGTSTLRALAEDGSLLSLRGRVWSPAGGLGPVALVATQQ from the coding sequence ATCCCGAGATCGACGGGCCGACGGCCACCCTCACGCTGCCGTTCTCGCAGGTGCAGCAGCAGGGCAACGGCAGCCTGCAGCCGCTCGCGCAGCAGCTGCAGCTCTCGCTCCGCAGCGTCGGCGTGCGGGAGGTGCGGCTCGAGGTCGTGGGCCTCGACGGCTTCGTCATCTCGAGCGACGACGCGCCCGCGCTCGACGAGGGCGACGTCGACCAGCGGCCGCTCGTGCTCGAGGGCGCGAGCCTGCGCGCGGTCGGAGCGGGCGCGGCGACGATCGACGACGTCGGTCCCGTGCTCGCGAGCATCGGGGCCACGAGCTTCACGGTGGGGGAGTCCGGCGGCGTCGCCCACACGGGCACGACCGCCGCGTGGATCGTGCCCGGCGCCGAGCCGGTCGTCATCGCCACCGACGCCGCCGTCGTGCCCACGGTCGACGACTCCGGCTGGGTGCTCCTGCAGGAGCAGGCGGCGCCGCAGCGCCTCGTGGCGTGGCGCGACGGCGAGCGCTCGGCCGTCGCGCTGCCGGCCGGCACGGGCAGGCTCGCGGCCATGGAGGCTCTCGCGCGACGGCGCGCGGCTCGCGCTCGTCGAGCTCGACGGGGCCGAGAGCGTCGTGTGGGTCGCGGCGGTCGAGCGCGACGCGGCGGGCCGCCCGATCGCGCTCGGGGAGCCCTTCGCCATGCCGAGGATCGACGGCACCGCCTCCGACGTGACGTGGACGAGCGCGACGCAGATCGCGGTGCTCGCGCAGAGCGCCGACGCGCCGCAGGTCGTGCAGCTCACGGTCGGCGGCGACTCGCAGCAGCTGCCGCAGCCCGGGGCGGCGGTGCGCGCGATCGTCGGCGGCAGCGAGGGCACCTCGACCCTGCGGGCGCTCGCCGAGGACGGCTCGCTGCTCTCGCTGCGCGGCCGGGTCTGGAGCCCTGCGGGCGGGCTCGGGCCCGTCGCGCTCGTCGCGACGCAGCAGTAG